The proteins below are encoded in one region of Pseudomonas helmanticensis:
- the rsmI gene encoding 16S rRNA (cytidine(1402)-2'-O)-methyltransferase → MAAFTEHEVCALTAPGPLNSAAGSLYVVATPIGNLDDISARALKILREVALIAAEDTRHSARLMQHFGIATPLAACHEHNERDEGSRFITRLLAGDNVALISDAGTPLISDPGYHLVRQARAAGISVVPVPGACALIAALSAAGLPSDRFIFEGFLPAKSVGRKARLEAVKEEPRTLIFYEAPHRILECLQDMEEVFGGERQALLAREITKTFETLKGLPLAELRAFVESDSNQQRGECVVLVAGWTPPESEDAVSSEAMRILDLLLEEMPLKRAAALAAQITGERKNVLYQVALDKQKGV, encoded by the coding sequence ATGGCGGCTTTTACCGAACATGAGGTGTGCGCTTTGACTGCTCCAGGTCCTTTGAATTCCGCTGCTGGCTCGCTTTATGTGGTGGCGACGCCCATCGGCAACCTGGACGACATCAGCGCCCGGGCTCTGAAGATCCTCCGCGAAGTGGCCTTGATCGCTGCCGAAGATACGCGTCATTCGGCGCGTCTGATGCAGCACTTCGGGATTGCCACGCCGCTGGCTGCCTGTCACGAGCACAACGAACGAGATGAAGGTAGTCGCTTTATCACCCGTTTGCTGGCGGGCGACAACGTTGCGCTGATTTCCGACGCCGGCACGCCGCTGATTTCCGATCCGGGTTATCACCTGGTGCGTCAGGCCCGTGCTGCCGGCATCAGTGTCGTGCCGGTGCCGGGCGCCTGTGCATTGATTGCTGCGCTGTCGGCGGCGGGGCTGCCGTCCGATCGTTTTATCTTCGAAGGTTTCCTGCCGGCCAAATCGGTCGGGCGCAAGGCGCGTCTCGAAGCTGTTAAAGAAGAGCCGCGTACGTTGATTTTCTATGAGGCTCCGCACCGCATCCTTGAATGCCTGCAGGATATGGAAGAAGTGTTTGGCGGTGAGCGTCAGGCATTGCTCGCCCGTGAAATAACCAAGACGTTCGAAACACTCAAGGGCTTGCCGCTGGCTGAATTGCGCGCATTCGTTGAATCCGACAGTAATCAGCAGCGCGGCGAATGCGTGGTGTTGGTGGCAGGCTGGACGCCGCCGGAGTCCGAAGACGCGGTCAGCAGCGAAGCGATGCGCATCCTCGATCTGTTGCTCGAAGAAATGCCGCTCAAGCGTGCTGCCGCGCTGGCAGCGCAGATCACCGGTGAGCGCAAAAACGTGCTGTATCAGGTCGCGCTGGATAAACAGAAAGGCGTGTAA
- a CDS encoding penicillin-binding protein activator, translated as MIACLRLFTALCLAALLAACASSPSSSLGELPRTPDASIEQLLEQATQAKTPEKAALLRLSAADLAYRQGNAGQSAQILQQVPMEQLKPGQQIFASTLNAELAMTRNQPKAALTALSHPSLQHLGEMPEEQQVRTGTVHARALEADGQTLAAARERVFIAPMLQGEAASKNHEAIWTLIGSLPTDQLQPNTSDDLGGWMGLALAVKSAGTLEQQQAAIDTWRAQNPKHPAAINLPLPLTKLKELASQPLSKIALLLPQDGPLAAVGKALREGFMAAHYQAQQAGQKPPAIEFYDSSKLTSMDEFYRKAQADGVQLVVGPLEKPLVKQLSTRPQLPITTLALNYSEGDQGPAQLFQFGLAAEDEAREVSRRARADGLHRAAIMVPKGEWGDRVLRAFSQDWQANGGSIVATERVDQPVQLAQQIADMFQLRQSEARAKSLQNAAGTNVAAQPSRRQDIEFIFLAATPQQAQQIKPTLNFQYAGDVPVYATSHVYSASGDVNQYNDMNGIRFCETPWLLDNSDPLRQQVVAQWPQAAGSLGRLYAMGVDAYRLAPRLGQLKALPDSRIDGESGSLGMTQTQRVVRQLPWAQFVSGQVQRLPDTPR; from the coding sequence ATGATCGCTTGCCTGCGGCTGTTCACTGCCCTCTGCCTCGCTGCCTTGTTGGCGGCTTGCGCCAGCTCCCCTTCCTCCAGCCTTGGCGAACTTCCACGGACCCCGGATGCCAGCATCGAGCAACTGCTCGAACAGGCTACCCAGGCGAAAACCCCGGAAAAAGCCGCCCTGTTGCGCTTGAGCGCGGCGGACCTGGCCTATCGCCAAGGCAATGCCGGACAGTCCGCGCAGATCCTGCAACAAGTGCCGATGGAGCAACTGAAGCCAGGCCAGCAGATCTTCGCCAGCACACTGAACGCTGAGCTGGCGATGACCCGCAATCAGCCGAAAGCCGCGCTGACTGCCCTGAGTCATCCAAGCCTGCAACACTTGGGCGAAATGCCTGAAGAGCAGCAAGTGCGTACCGGCACCGTACATGCCCGCGCCCTTGAAGCCGATGGCCAGACACTGGCTGCCGCCCGCGAGCGCGTCTTCATCGCACCGATGTTGCAAGGCGAAGCCGCGAGCAAGAACCACGAAGCGATCTGGACCCTGATCGGCTCGCTGCCAACCGACCAATTGCAACCGAACACCAGCGACGACCTCGGCGGCTGGATGGGCTTGGCGCTGGCGGTGAAATCCGCTGGCACTCTGGAACAACAGCAAGCTGCGATCGATACCTGGCGTGCACAGAATCCAAAACACCCGGCCGCAATCAACCTGCCGCTGCCGCTGACCAAACTCAAGGAGCTGGCCAGCCAGCCGCTGAGCAAGATCGCCCTGCTGCTGCCGCAAGACGGCCCGCTGGCCGCTGTCGGCAAAGCTCTGCGTGAAGGCTTCATGGCTGCGCACTACCAGGCTCAACAGGCCGGACAAAAGCCGCCGGCCATCGAGTTCTACGACAGCTCGAAACTGACCTCGATGGACGAGTTCTACCGCAAGGCTCAGGCGGACGGTGTGCAACTGGTCGTTGGCCCACTGGAAAAACCACTGGTCAAACAACTGAGCACTCGTCCGCAACTGCCGATCACCACCCTTGCGCTGAACTACAGCGAAGGCGATCAAGGCCCGGCGCAGCTGTTCCAGTTTGGTCTGGCTGCCGAAGACGAAGCCCGCGAAGTTTCCCGCCGCGCTCGCGCTGACGGCCTGCATCGTGCCGCAATCATGGTGCCGAAAGGCGAATGGGGCGACCGCGTACTGCGCGCTTTCAGCCAGGACTGGCAGGCCAACGGCGGCAGCATCGTTGCCACCGAACGTGTCGATCAGCCAGTGCAACTGGCCCAGCAGATCGCCGACATGTTCCAGCTGCGCCAGAGCGAAGCCCGCGCCAAAAGCCTGCAGAATGCCGCCGGCACCAACGTCGCCGCCCAGCCTTCGCGTCGCCAGGACATTGAGTTCATCTTCCTTGCCGCCACGCCACAACAGGCGCAGCAGATCAAGCCGACCCTGAACTTCCAGTACGCCGGCGACGTTCCGGTTTACGCGACCTCGCACGTTTACAGCGCCAGTGGCGACGTGAACCAGTACAACGACATGAACGGCATTCGCTTCTGCGAAACCCCGTGGCTGCTGGACAACAGCGATCCACTGCGTCAGCAAGTGGTTGCGCAGTGGCCACAAGCCGCCGGCAGCCTCGGTCGCTTGTACGCAATGGGTGTCGATGCCTATCGCCTGGCGCCGCGCCTGGGCCAACTCAAAGCCCTGCCGGACAGCCGCATTGATGGTGAGTCGGGCAGCCTCGGCATGACCCAGACCCAACGTGTTGTGCGTCAGCTGCCTTGGGCGCAGTTCGTCAGCGGTCAGGTTCAACGCCTGCCGGACACCCCGCGCTGA
- a CDS encoding YraN family protein → MPDRSSSQSGKDAERQALEHLQNHGLQLLAQNWLCKRGELDLVMLDGDTVVFVEVRYRKNTQWGGALASIDGRKQQKLIFAAQYFLQRESRWANSPCRFDVVAIDSHPNQLNWLQNAFDC, encoded by the coding sequence ATGCCTGACAGGTCAAGCTCGCAAAGCGGCAAGGATGCCGAGCGCCAGGCGCTCGAACATCTGCAAAACCACGGATTGCAGTTGCTTGCACAGAACTGGTTATGCAAACGCGGCGAGCTTGATCTGGTCATGCTTGATGGCGATACAGTAGTATTCGTTGAAGTTCGCTACAGAAAAAACACCCAATGGGGTGGCGCGCTCGCTAGCATCGATGGGCGCAAGCAGCAGAAACTGATTTTCGCTGCGCAGTATTTTCTTCAGCGCGAGTCGCGTTGGGCCAATTCCCCCTGCCGCTTCGATGTGGTGGCAATCGACAGCCACCCGAATCAGCTGAACTGGTTGCAGAATGCGTTTGACTGCTGA
- a CDS encoding phosphoheptose isomerase has protein sequence MDMQSRIRQLFQASIDTKQQAMDVLAPHIEQASQIMVNALLNEGKMLSCGNGGSAGDAQHFSSELLNRFERERPSLPAIALTTDTSTITSIANDYSYNEVFSKQIRALGQPGDVLLAISTSGNSANIIQAIQAAHDREMIVVALTGRDGGGMASLLLPEDVEIRVPANVTARIQEVHLLAIHCLCDLIDSQLFGSEE, from the coding sequence ATGGACATGCAATCCCGAATTCGCCAGCTTTTCCAGGCCAGTATCGACACCAAGCAACAGGCGATGGACGTACTTGCACCGCACATCGAGCAAGCCAGCCAGATCATGGTCAACGCCCTGCTCAACGAGGGCAAAATGCTTTCGTGCGGCAATGGCGGCTCGGCCGGCGATGCCCAGCACTTCTCTTCCGAGCTGCTCAACCGTTTTGAGCGCGAGCGCCCGAGCCTGCCGGCCATCGCCCTGACCACCGACACGTCGACGATCACCTCGATCGCCAACGACTACAGCTACAACGAAGTGTTCTCCAAACAGATCCGCGCACTCGGCCAACCGGGCGATGTCTTGCTGGCGATCTCGACCAGCGGCAACTCGGCGAACATTATTCAAGCGATCCAGGCCGCACATGATCGCGAAATGATTGTCGTAGCTTTGACCGGACGCGATGGCGGCGGCATGGCGTCGCTGCTGTTGCCCGAGGACGTCGAGATTCGCGTACCGGCCAATGTCACTGCACGTATTCAAGAAGTCCACTTGCTGGCGATCCATTGCCTTTGCGATCTGATCGACAGCCAACTGTTCGGGAGTGAAGAATGA
- a CDS encoding BON domain-containing protein yields the protein MTPNRLGLLALTLCLGISGCTSVVNASREAPIDDDRGTRTFGSKIDDSLIETKVGVNVAKADPALDNDSHIVVTSFNGVVLLAGQTPRADLKAKAEQAAAAVQRVKTVHNELQVIPPSGFLARQNDTWLTSKIKTQMLTDASIPGSRIKVVTENGIVYLLGLLTKQEATQATNLVQGVSGVQKIVKLFEYID from the coding sequence ATGACCCCTAATCGCCTTGGCCTTCTGGCCTTGACCCTGTGCCTCGGCATCAGCGGCTGCACCTCGGTGGTGAACGCCAGCCGTGAAGCACCGATCGACGACGACCGTGGCACGCGCACCTTCGGCAGCAAGATCGACGATTCGCTGATCGAAACCAAAGTGGGTGTGAACGTGGCTAAGGCCGACCCGGCTCTGGACAACGATTCGCACATCGTCGTCACCAGCTTCAACGGCGTCGTGCTACTGGCCGGTCAAACGCCGCGCGCAGACTTGAAAGCGAAGGCTGAGCAGGCGGCAGCCGCCGTTCAACGGGTAAAAACCGTGCATAACGAACTGCAGGTCATACCGCCGTCCGGCTTCCTGGCGCGCCAGAATGACACCTGGCTGACCTCCAAGATCAAGACGCAGATGCTCACTGACGCCAGCATTCCCGGCTCGCGCATCAAGGTGGTGACCGAGAACGGTATCGTTTATTTGCTGGGCCTGCTGACCAAACAGGAAGCCACTCAGGCAACCAATCTGGTGCAGGGTGTTTCCGGCGTACAGAAGATCGTCAAACTCTTCGAATACATCGACTGA
- a CDS encoding ClpXP protease specificity-enhancing factor: MNSSRPYLVRALYEWIVDNDCTPHMLVNSEFPAVQVPQGFASDGQIVLNISPSAVRHLHMDNDVVTFEGRFGGVPHSLYVPISAILGIYARENGQGMVFDLESPMGDEDDIESDDDLPPPDSEPPRPSGRPSLKVVK, translated from the coding sequence ATGAACTCCAGTCGACCTTATCTGGTCCGCGCGCTCTACGAGTGGATTGTTGATAACGATTGCACCCCGCACATGCTGGTCAATTCCGAATTCCCGGCGGTGCAAGTGCCACAGGGTTTCGCCAGTGACGGGCAGATTGTCCTGAACATCTCGCCGAGCGCCGTGCGTCATCTGCACATGGACAACGACGTGGTGACCTTCGAAGGTCGCTTCGGTGGTGTTCCGCACAGCTTGTACGTGCCGATCAGTGCTATTCTCGGGATCTACGCCCGGGAGAACGGTCAGGGCATGGTGTTCGATCTCGAGTCGCCAATGGGTGACGAAGACGACATCGAGTCGGATGACGACTTGCCACCACCGGACAGTGAGCCACCGCGTCCAAGCGGCCGGCCAAGCCTGAAAGTGGTGAAATAA
- a CDS encoding glutathione S-transferase N-terminal domain-containing protein: MGVTNRLACYSDPADHYSHRVRIVLAEKGVSAEIIYVEAGRQPPKLIEVNPYGSLPTLVDRDLALWESTVVMEYLDERYPHPPLLPVYPVARANSRLLIHRIQRDWCGLVDLILDPKSKEAARVVARKELRESLTGVSPLFADKPFFLSEEQSLVDCCLLPILWRLPILGIELPRPAKPLLDYMERSFAREAFQASLSGVERDMR, translated from the coding sequence ATGGGCGTGACCAATCGGTTGGCCTGTTACTCCGACCCCGCCGACCACTATTCCCACCGAGTGCGCATCGTGCTTGCAGAGAAGGGTGTCAGCGCCGAAATCATTTATGTGGAGGCTGGTCGCCAGCCGCCTAAACTGATTGAGGTGAACCCTTACGGAAGTCTGCCTACGCTGGTCGATCGTGACCTGGCGTTGTGGGAGTCGACCGTGGTGATGGAATATCTGGATGAGCGTTACCCGCACCCGCCATTGCTGCCGGTTTATCCGGTGGCGCGTGCCAACAGCCGTCTGCTGATTCACCGTATTCAGCGTGACTGGTGTGGTCTGGTGGATCTGATCCTGGATCCGAAAAGCAAAGAGGCCGCGCGAGTCGTGGCGCGCAAGGAATTGCGTGAAAGCCTGACGGGCGTGTCGCCGCTGTTTGCCGACAAGCCATTTTTCCTCAGTGAGGAACAAAGTCTGGTGGATTGCTGCCTATTGCCAATACTCTGGCGTTTGCCGATTCTGGGTATTGAACTGCCGCGGCCAGCCAAGCCGCTGCTTGATTATATGGAGCGCTCGTTTGCGCGTGAGGCTTTCCAGGCGAGTCTGTCTGGTGTCGAACGCGATATGCGCTAA
- a CDS encoding cytochrome c1, translating to MKKLFFALIFAALPVLSFAAEHGGPELEKVDIDVSDKAALQDGARTFANYCMGCHSAKFQRYERVADDFGIPHEMMLEKLVFTGAKIGDHMNIGMQPADAKTWFGAAPPDLTLVARVRGTDWLYGYLHSFYEDPARPWGVNNKVFPNVGMPNVLVGLQGRQVVGCKQVQIVEDGKKQYDPLTGTPLTHEACDQLTIVPKTGTLNAEQFDEKVKNLVTFLAYSANPVKLQHQRIGTYVLLYLAFFFVFAYLLKREYWKDVH from the coding sequence ATGAAAAAGTTATTTTTTGCTCTGATTTTTGCTGCTTTGCCTGTCCTGTCTTTCGCTGCCGAGCATGGTGGTCCGGAACTGGAAAAAGTCGACATCGACGTCTCCGACAAGGCTGCCCTGCAGGATGGCGCGCGGACCTTTGCCAACTATTGCATGGGTTGCCACAGTGCCAAGTTCCAGCGTTACGAGCGGGTTGCCGATGACTTCGGTATCCCGCACGAAATGATGCTGGAAAAACTGGTGTTCACCGGCGCGAAGATCGGCGATCACATGAACATCGGCATGCAGCCGGCCGACGCCAAGACCTGGTTCGGCGCGGCGCCACCGGACCTGACCCTGGTGGCTCGCGTTCGTGGTACCGACTGGCTCTACGGTTACCTGCACTCGTTCTACGAAGATCCGGCACGTCCTTGGGGGGTGAACAACAAGGTCTTCCCGAACGTCGGCATGCCTAACGTACTGGTCGGCCTGCAAGGTCGTCAGGTCGTCGGCTGCAAGCAGGTGCAGATCGTCGAGGACGGCAAGAAGCAATACGATCCGCTGACCGGTACGCCTTTGACGCATGAAGCGTGTGATCAGCTGACCATCGTGCCGAAGACCGGTACTCTGAATGCAGAGCAGTTCGATGAGAAGGTCAAGAATCTGGTAACCTTCCTGGCTTACTCGGCTAACCCGGTTAAGCTGCAACATCAGCGCATCGGTACTTATGTCTTGCTGTACCTGGCGTTCTTCTTTGTGTTCGCCTACCTGCTCAAGCGTGAATACTGGAAAGACGTGCACTGA
- a CDS encoding cytochrome b translates to MSKFMDWVDARFPATKMWEDHLSKYYAPKNFNFFYFFGSLALLVLVNQIVTGVWLTMSYTPSAEEAFASVEYIMRDVEYGSILRLLHSTGASAFFIVVYLHMFRGLLYGSYQKPRELVWVFGMLIYLALMAEAFMGYLLPWGQMSYWGAQVIISLFGAIPVIGNDLTQWIRGDYLISGITLNRFFALHVVALPIVILGLVVLHILALHEVGSNNPDGVDIKKHKDENGIPLDGIAFHPYYTVKDIVGVVVFLFIFCFIVFFFPEMGGYFLEKPNFEQANPFKTPEHIAPVWYFTPFYAILRAIPDKLMGVIAMGAAIAVLFVLPWLDRSPVKSMRYKGWMSKIWLLVFCISFVILGILGVLAPTPERTLVSQVCTFLYFAYFILMPFYTRLEKTKPVPERVTG, encoded by the coding sequence ATGAGCAAGTTCATGGATTGGGTTGATGCGCGCTTTCCCGCGACCAAAATGTGGGAAGACCATCTCAGCAAGTATTACGCGCCAAAAAACTTCAACTTCTTCTACTTTTTCGGCTCCCTGGCGTTGCTGGTGCTGGTCAACCAGATCGTCACCGGTGTCTGGCTGACGATGAGCTACACGCCGTCGGCAGAGGAGGCATTCGCTTCCGTCGAATACATCATGCGCGACGTCGAGTACGGCTCGATCCTGCGTTTGTTGCACTCGACCGGCGCCTCGGCGTTCTTCATCGTGGTTTATCTGCACATGTTCCGTGGCTTGCTCTACGGTTCGTACCAGAAACCGCGCGAGCTGGTCTGGGTCTTCGGCATGCTGATTTACCTGGCGCTGATGGCGGAAGCCTTCATGGGTTACCTGCTGCCATGGGGTCAGATGTCCTACTGGGGTGCCCAGGTGATCATCTCGCTGTTCGGTGCGATACCGGTCATCGGTAACGACCTGACTCAGTGGATCCGTGGTGACTACCTGATCTCGGGCATTACCCTCAACCGCTTCTTCGCCTTGCACGTCGTCGCTCTGCCGATCGTCATTCTCGGCCTGGTGGTGCTGCACATTCTGGCGCTGCACGAAGTCGGTTCGAACAACCCTGACGGCGTCGACATCAAGAAGCACAAAGACGAAAACGGCATCCCGCTGGACGGCATTGCCTTCCACCCGTACTACACCGTGAAAGACATTGTCGGTGTCGTAGTGTTCCTGTTTATCTTCTGCTTTATTGTGTTCTTCTTTCCGGAAATGGGCGGCTACTTCCTCGAAAAACCAAACTTCGAGCAAGCCAACCCGTTCAAGACGCCAGAGCATATTGCGCCGGTCTGGTACTTCACGCCGTTCTACGCAATCCTGCGGGCGATCCCCGACAAACTCATGGGCGTCATCGCCATGGGCGCGGCGATTGCGGTGCTGTTCGTGCTGCCATGGCTGGATCGCAGTCCGGTCAAGTCGATGCGCTATAAAGGCTGGATGAGCAAAATCTGGCTGCTGGTGTTCTGCATTTCGTTCGTGATCCTCGGCATTCTGGGCGTACTGGCCCCGACGCCGGAGCGCACTCTGGTATCGCAGGTCTGCACCTTCCTGTACTTCGCCTACTTCATTCTGATGCCGTTCTACACCAGGCTCGAGAAGACCAAACCGGTTCCGGAAAGGGTGACTGGCTGA
- the petA gene encoding ubiquinol-cytochrome c reductase iron-sulfur subunit, with product MSNDGVNAGRRRFLVAATSVVGAAGAVGAAVPFVGSWFPSAKAKAAGAPVKVNVGKIEPGQQMIAEWRGQPVFIVRRTKEILDNLKKIEGQLSDPDSKNSTQPTYVDPEVRSIKPEILLLIGICTHLGCSPTFRPEVAPADLGKDWVGGYFCPCHGSHYDLAGRVYKSQPAPLNLPVPPHSYETDDLIVIGVDTEKA from the coding sequence ATGAGCAATGACGGCGTGAATGCAGGCCGGCGTCGCTTCTTGGTAGCAGCCACATCCGTGGTGGGTGCTGCAGGAGCGGTGGGGGCTGCGGTCCCGTTCGTGGGGTCATGGTTTCCCAGTGCCAAGGCGAAAGCCGCCGGTGCACCGGTGAAAGTGAATGTCGGCAAGATCGAGCCAGGACAGCAGATGATTGCTGAGTGGCGCGGCCAGCCGGTGTTCATTGTCCGCCGTACCAAGGAAATCCTGGATAATCTGAAAAAGATCGAGGGCCAGCTCTCCGATCCGGATTCCAAAAACTCCACGCAACCCACCTATGTCGATCCTGAAGTGCGTTCGATCAAGCCGGAAATTCTGCTGCTGATCGGGATCTGCACACACCTGGGTTGCTCACCGACCTTCCGTCCCGAAGTGGCACCTGCGGATCTGGGTAAAGACTGGGTAGGCGGTTATTTCTGCCCTTGCCACGGTTCCCACTACGATCTGGCTGGCCGCGTCTACAAGTCGCAACCTGCGCCTTTGAACCTGCCAGTTCCCCCGCATTCCTATGAGACCGATGACCTGATTGTCATTGGCGTCGATACGGAGAAAGCGTGA
- the rpsI gene encoding 30S ribosomal protein S9 produces the protein MSATQNYGTGRRKTATARVFLRPGTGNISINNRSLENFFGRETARMVVRQPLELTETVEKFDIYVTVIGGGVSGQAGAIRHGITRALMDYDETLRGALRKAGFVTRDAREVERKKVGLRKARKRPQYSKR, from the coding sequence ATGTCGGCGACTCAAAATTACGGCACTGGCCGTCGCAAGACCGCAACCGCACGCGTTTTCCTGCGTCCGGGTACTGGTAACATCTCCATCAACAACCGTTCGCTGGAAAACTTCTTCGGCCGCGAAACTGCCCGCATGGTAGTTCGCCAGCCGCTGGAGCTGACTGAGACTGTCGAGAAGTTCGACATCTACGTCACCGTGATCGGCGGTGGTGTAAGTGGTCAAGCTGGCGCAATCCGCCACGGCATCACTCGCGCTCTGATGGACTACGACGAAACCCTGCGTGGCGCTCTGCGCAAAGCTGGCTTCGTTACTCGCGACGCCCGTGAAGTTGAACGTAAGAAAGTTGGTCTGCGTAAAGCGCGTAAGCGTCCGCAGTACTCGAAGCGTTAA
- the rplM gene encoding 50S ribosomal protein L13: protein MKTFTAKPETVKRDWFVVDAAGQTLGRLATEIASRLRGKHKPEYTPHVDTGDYIVVINAEQIRVTGAKTTDKMYYSHSGFPGGIKSINFEKLIAKAPERVIETAVKGMLPKNPLGRDMYRKLKVYAGAAHPHTAQQPQELKF, encoded by the coding sequence ATGAAAACTTTTACTGCTAAACCAGAAACAGTAAAGCGCGACTGGTTTGTCGTCGACGCTGCTGGTCAGACCCTGGGTCGTCTGGCCACCGAAATCGCGAGCCGTCTGCGTGGCAAGCACAAGCCTGAGTACACTCCTCACGTTGACACCGGCGACTACATCGTCGTAATCAACGCTGAGCAGATTCGTGTTACCGGTGCTAAAACCACTGACAAAATGTACTACTCCCACTCCGGTTTCCCGGGCGGCATCAAGTCGATCAACTTTGAAAAGCTGATCGCTAAAGCCCCTGAGCGCGTGATCGAGACCGCGGTTAAAGGCATGCTGCCTAAAAACCCACTGGGTCGCGACATGTACCGTAAGCTGAAAGTCTATGCGGGCGCTGCACACCCACATACTGCTCAGCAGCCCCAAGAACTGAAGTTTTAA
- a CDS encoding NADP(H)-dependent aldo-keto reductase codes for MDYRQLGRTDLNVSAICLGTMTWGEQNTEAEAFAQIERAKEAGINFIDTAEMYPVPPKAETYATTERYIGNYFKSRGDRADWILASKIAGPGNTIDYIRDKNLRHNRQHITAAVDASLERLQTDYIDLYQLHWPERSTNFFGQLGYKHKIEANLTPLEDTLEALDEQVKAGKIRHIGLSNETPWGTMRFLALAEARGWPRAVSIQNPYNLLNRSFEVGLAEIAIREQCGLLAYSPLAFGFLSGKYEGGARPPKGRLSLYSRFSRYFNAQSEAACSRYVALAREHGLDPAQMALAFVTQQPFVTSNIIGATTLEQLDSNIASFDLQLSDEVLAGIEAIHKDHPNPAP; via the coding sequence ATGGACTATCGCCAGCTAGGCCGTACCGACCTGAACGTGAGTGCAATCTGCCTCGGCACCATGACCTGGGGCGAGCAAAACACTGAAGCTGAAGCCTTCGCCCAGATCGAACGGGCCAAGGAAGCCGGGATCAATTTCATCGACACCGCCGAGATGTACCCGGTGCCGCCAAAAGCCGAAACCTACGCCACTACCGAGCGCTACATCGGCAATTACTTCAAAAGCCGCGGCGACCGCGCCGACTGGATCCTCGCCAGCAAAATCGCCGGCCCCGGCAACACCATCGACTATATCCGCGACAAAAACCTGCGCCACAATCGCCAGCACATCACCGCTGCGGTGGATGCCAGCCTTGAGCGCCTGCAGACCGACTACATCGACCTGTATCAATTGCACTGGCCGGAGCGCAGCACCAACTTTTTCGGACAGCTGGGCTACAAGCACAAGATCGAAGCCAATCTCACTCCGCTGGAAGACACTCTTGAAGCGCTCGACGAGCAAGTGAAGGCCGGCAAGATTCGTCACATCGGCCTGTCCAACGAAACACCGTGGGGCACCATGCGTTTTCTCGCGCTGGCCGAAGCCCGTGGCTGGCCGCGTGCGGTGTCGATCCAGAACCCGTACAACCTGCTCAACCGCAGCTTTGAAGTCGGCCTGGCGGAAATCGCCATCCGCGAACAATGCGGCCTGCTCGCTTATTCGCCGCTGGCGTTTGGTTTCCTCTCAGGCAAGTACGAAGGTGGCGCGCGTCCGCCGAAAGGCCGCCTGAGCCTCTACAGCCGCTTCAGCCGCTATTTCAACGCGCAATCGGAAGCAGCGTGCAGCCGTTACGTCGCGCTGGCCCGTGAACACGGTCTGGATCCGGCGCAAATGGCGTTGGCGTTTGTGACCCAGCAACCGTTCGTCACCAGCAACATCATCGGGGCAACGACGCTTGAGCAACTGGACAGCAACATTGCCAGTTTCGATCTGCAGCTCTCGGATGAAGTGCTGGCAGGGATCGAGGCGATTCATAAGGATCATCCGAATCCTGCCCCGTAA